The following are from one region of the Vicugna pacos chromosome 9, VicPac4, whole genome shotgun sequence genome:
- the TMEM86B gene encoding lysoplasmalogenase TMEM86B, with protein MDARKEGPPRKPCFSAQPHVVRWLSPFFLTCAVYFLLWIPEDQPSWVGALVKCLPILSLVVFLWTVPSGGGHHFLLQGALLCSAVGDACLIWPEGFLHGMAAFTVAHLLYLWAFGLTPLQPGLLLRIVLACILCYCLLLWHLPPNMVLPVMAYSLVLSAMLWRGLARGGSASWGALLFVLSDVVLAWNTFAQPLPHARLVIMTTYYAAQMLITLSVFQGPRLKST; from the exons ATGGATGCCCGGAAAGAGGGGCCACCCCGAAAACCTTGCTTCTCAGCTCAA CCGCATGTGGTCAGGTGGCTGAGCCCCTTCTTCCTCACCTGTGCCGTGTACTTCCTCCTCTGGATCCCTGAGGACCAGCCATCCTGGGTCGGCGCCCTGGTCAAGTGCCTGCCCATCCTTTCCCTGGTGGTGTTCCTGTGGACTGTACCCTCCGGCGGGGGCCACCACTTTCTCCTGCAGGGGGCCCTTCTGTGCTCAGCCGTGGGGGACGCCTGCCTCATCTGGCCTGAGGGCTTCCTCCACG GCATGGCTGCCTTCACCGTGGCCCACCTGCTCTACCTCTGGGCCTTCGGCCTCACTcccctgcagcccggcctcctGCTGCGTATCGTCCTGGCTTGCATCCTGTGTTACTGCCTCCTGCTTTGGCACCTCCCACCCAACATGGTCCTGCCCGTGATGGCTTACTCCCTGGTCCTGTCCGCCATGCTGTGGCGTGGCCTGGCCAGGGGCGGTAGTGCCAGCTGGGGTGCCCTGCTCTTCGTGCTTTCGGATGTTGTGCTGGCTTGGAACACCTttgcccagcccctgccccatgcCCGCCTGGTGATCATGACCACCTACTATGCCGCCCAGATGCTCATCACCCTGTCAGTCTTCCAGGGCCCCAGGCTCAAGTCCACCTGA